In a single window of the Nilaparvata lugens isolate BPH chromosome 1, ASM1435652v1, whole genome shotgun sequence genome:
- the LOC120353614 gene encoding THAP domain-containing protein 1-like, with protein MVNSCAAFNCTNNVKKRKDLSFHRFPLTDKKRLQEWLVKIRREGFVPTIYSVICSEHFEPSCFWQNPNKKLLMPSAIPTIFNFPGSLKKRVHTRPPPKERSAALDSGNGDVEMQEESGHSTVEASMKDLLHDHSYEINSEDKLSKCEYVLNRKVKSIEKYKARLDNNAAKINVRDRKIKSMSNMIEELKEKVHITKGLESVLENKFADIFIELTNLEKSGRNAGYISNVKRFALTM; from the exons ATGGTGAATTCTTGCGCTGCATTCAATTGTACAAACAATGTTAAGAAACGCAAGGATCTCAGCTTCCATCG TTTTCCTCTTACAGACAAGAAAAGGCTTCAAGAGTGGTTGGTAAAAATTCGACGAGAGGGATTTGTTCCAACTATCTACAGCGTTATCTGCTCAGAACATTTTGAACCATCATGTTTCTGGCAAAATCCAAATAAGAAGCTTTTGATGCCCTCAGCTATTCCTACAATCTTCAATTTTCCTGGATCACTTAAGAAG AGGGTGCACACACGGCCGCCTCCAAAAGAAAGATCTGCTGCTTTGGATTCTGGGAATGGTGATGTAGAAATGCAGGAGGAATCTGGACATTCTACTGTGGAAGCTTCCATGAAAGATCTTCTACATGACCATTCATATGAGATTAATAGTGAAGATAAACTTTCAAAATGTGAGTATGTACTCAATAGGAAGGtgaaaagtattgaaaaatacaaagctAGGTTAGATAATAACGCTGCCAAGATTAATGTTAgggatagaaaaattaaatcCATGTCCAACATGATAGAAGAGTTAAAGGAGAAGGTACACATTACCAAAGGACTTGAGAGTGTTCTTGAGAATAAATTTGCAGATATTTTCATTGAACTTACCAATCTAGAAAAAAGTGGAAGAAATGCTGGATATATTAGCAACGTTAAAAGGTTTGCTCTCACCATGTAG